One part of the Paenibacillus silvisoli genome encodes these proteins:
- the gltX gene encoding glutamate--tRNA ligase produces the protein MNQTELAHRLFPAIERLPEDVLSSYPARKLKEGAMVTRFGPSPTGFLTIGGIYATLISERLAHQSGGVFYLRIEDTDTKREVEGSIGDFLQALSYCGIDPDEGPTASGVETGEYGPYKQTERASLYHVFIKDLIARGLAYPCFCDADELQQIRDKQQAAKLNPGYYGEWAIHRHLTPEQVESELATGKPFVIRLKSPGSPDRRIKYTDLIKGEIEMPENDQDIVILKSDGIPTYHFAHAVDDCLMGTTHVIRGDDWLASIPVHLQLFDILGFRRPEYGHLAPLMKMDGTSKRKFSKRKDPDAAARYYQQEGYPGTSVKEYLMTLINSNYEEWRMSQPEAPYSEFRVDMNKMNVSGALFDSNKLIDISKVVIARLSADEVFEHTAAWAAAYDSELEATLLADRKYATAVFQIGRAVEKPRKDIAKWSNVKDLYGYFFDDWFNKSAAAGCDALPAAMPSELAKQIVREFALTLDFQDDRDSWFGKVKAIGEQLGFAKDAKTFKKNPEQYPGHIGDVAMILRVALTGRTMTLDLYDMMQVMGEARVRNRLKQFIG, from the coding sequence ATGAATCAAACCGAGCTCGCGCATCGTTTGTTCCCGGCAATTGAAAGGCTGCCGGAGGACGTTCTGAGCAGCTATCCCGCGAGAAAATTGAAGGAAGGAGCCATGGTGACGCGGTTCGGGCCGAGTCCGACCGGATTTCTTACGATTGGCGGCATCTATGCTACGCTTATTTCTGAACGGCTCGCGCATCAGAGCGGCGGCGTCTTTTACTTGAGAATCGAGGATACCGATACGAAGCGGGAAGTAGAAGGCAGCATCGGCGATTTTCTTCAGGCGTTAAGCTATTGCGGTATTGATCCGGATGAAGGTCCGACCGCGTCTGGCGTAGAGACAGGGGAATACGGTCCCTATAAGCAAACTGAACGAGCGAGCCTGTACCACGTCTTTATTAAGGATTTAATCGCGCGCGGATTAGCCTATCCTTGCTTCTGCGATGCAGATGAGCTACAGCAAATCCGCGATAAACAGCAAGCAGCTAAGCTCAACCCGGGCTATTATGGCGAATGGGCTATTCACCGTCATCTGACGCCGGAGCAGGTTGAATCGGAGCTCGCGACGGGAAAGCCGTTTGTCATCCGGTTGAAATCGCCGGGATCGCCGGATCGGAGAATCAAGTACACTGATCTGATCAAAGGTGAAATCGAAATGCCGGAGAACGATCAGGACATCGTGATCTTGAAGTCCGACGGTATTCCGACCTACCATTTCGCGCATGCGGTAGACGATTGTTTGATGGGGACCACGCATGTGATTCGCGGCGATGATTGGCTTGCTTCCATTCCAGTTCATCTGCAGCTGTTCGATATACTTGGCTTTCGCAGACCGGAATACGGTCACCTGGCTCCACTGATGAAGATGGACGGCACCTCGAAGCGCAAATTCAGTAAACGTAAAGATCCGGATGCAGCCGCGCGCTATTACCAGCAGGAAGGTTATCCGGGTACTTCCGTGAAGGAGTATTTGATGACGCTCATAAACTCCAATTATGAGGAGTGGCGGATGAGCCAACCGGAAGCGCCGTATTCGGAATTTAGGGTCGACATGAACAAGATGAACGTGAGCGGCGCGCTGTTCGATAGCAATAAGCTCATCGATATCAGCAAGGTCGTTATAGCCCGGCTAAGCGCAGATGAAGTATTCGAGCACACGGCAGCATGGGCGGCTGCGTACGATTCCGAGCTGGAAGCAACGCTTCTTGCCGATCGCAAATATGCGACTGCGGTCTTTCAGATTGGCCGCGCGGTAGAGAAGCCGAGGAAGGATATTGCCAAGTGGTCGAACGTGAAGGACCTGTACGGCTACTTCTTCGATGACTGGTTCAACAAGTCGGCAGCAGCGGGCTGCGATGCGCTGCCTGCCGCAATGCCGTCTGAGCTGGCGAAGCAGATCGTACGTGAGTTCGCGCTAACGCTTGATTTTCAAGACGACCGGGACAGCTGGTTCGGTAAAGTGAAGGCTATCGGCGAGCAGCTCGGCTTCGCGAAGGATGCCAAGACGTTCAAGAAGAATCCGGAACAGTATCCAGGGCATATCGGTGACGTAGCGATGATTCTTAGAGTTGCTTTGACGGGGAGAACCATGACGCTGGATCTGTATGATATGATGCAGGTCATGGGTGAAGCCCGTGTGCGTAACAGGCTGAAGCAGTTTATCGGCTGA
- a CDS encoding YheC/YheD family endospore coat-associated protein, producing the protein MYINWIPELRPNQIRLPKSVAIPHSVVLHFGSWKKKMSVIICDHLSMDSIGLPEHLKTEITIPDTLPYEMYVDGANLHLGPVIAFLIPTQMLTSGVFNDYLKYFANYQTVKGLIYLCSVNGINPTDKTIEGFYYNPNADGSDAPWTKGIFPYPGAAYRRIWVGSRNRLYDDLIVHMKGKIFNPYFLNKWELCKLLCSKPLIRDHLPVTKRVDNLQTLEKMLALYTSVYLKPANGSMGQGIMKVEKTPKGYLFINRYQEKTFFASKTKAWAYFRRIRKGRKYLIQQSAALTYQNKNVDFRVIMQKDGNQQWACSGVIARYGEVGRFYTNDISSISLGRDALRTVFHFNDEEAAQKEEEIISICTKACQLIDHKYGPFGDVGIDVTVDTNLKVWLLEINSLHQHTIPYYVKDDPQMYSRVLSRPFEYAKSLAGFTKEKIL; encoded by the coding sequence ATGTATATCAATTGGATCCCCGAGCTGAGGCCTAATCAAATACGGCTTCCGAAATCCGTTGCCATCCCTCATTCGGTGGTGCTTCATTTTGGCTCATGGAAAAAAAAGATGAGTGTGATCATATGCGATCATTTGTCGATGGATTCCATTGGATTGCCTGAGCATTTGAAAACCGAAATTACAATCCCCGATACTCTTCCCTATGAAATGTATGTCGACGGGGCAAATCTCCATCTTGGGCCTGTTATAGCGTTTTTGATTCCCACCCAAATGCTCACCTCCGGAGTATTCAACGATTATTTGAAGTACTTTGCGAATTATCAGACGGTCAAGGGGCTTATTTATCTATGTTCCGTAAATGGAATCAATCCCACAGATAAAACTATTGAGGGGTTCTATTACAACCCGAATGCCGATGGGAGCGATGCTCCATGGACCAAGGGAATTTTCCCTTATCCCGGTGCAGCCTATCGAAGAATATGGGTGGGTAGCAGAAACAGGCTCTATGACGATTTGATCGTGCATATGAAAGGAAAGATATTCAATCCTTACTTTTTGAACAAGTGGGAATTATGTAAATTGCTGTGCAGCAAACCGCTCATTCGAGATCATTTACCTGTCACCAAACGAGTAGATAACCTGCAAACCTTAGAAAAAATGTTGGCATTGTACACATCGGTTTATCTGAAGCCAGCCAACGGTTCGATGGGACAAGGAATCATGAAAGTGGAAAAGACGCCAAAAGGCTATCTTTTTATTAACCGGTACCAAGAGAAGACGTTCTTTGCCAGTAAAACTAAAGCATGGGCATATTTCAGGCGCATCCGAAAGGGCAGAAAATATTTAATCCAACAGTCCGCTGCATTGACTTATCAAAATAAAAACGTTGATTTCAGGGTCATCATGCAAAAAGACGGCAACCAACAGTGGGCCTGCTCGGGGGTAATCGCGCGATACGGCGAAGTCGGAAGATTCTATACGAACGATATAAGCTCCATCAGTTTAGGCAGGGATGCTCTGCGAACGGTCTTTCATTTCAATGATGAAGAAGCGGCACAAAAGGAAGAGGAAATCATCTCGATATGCACGAAAGCCTGTCAACTGATCGACCATAAGTATGGACCTTTCGGCGATGTTGGAATTGATGTCACGGTAGACACAAATCTAAAAGTCTGGCTTCTTGAAATCAATAGTCTTCACCAACATACGATCCCGTACTATGTGAAGGACGATCCTCAAATGTACAGCAGAGTACTCTCTCGGCCTTTTGAATATGCAAAATCTTTGGCCGGTTTTACAAAAGAAAAAATATTATAG
- a CDS encoding endonuclease/exonuclease/phosphatase family protein, with product MGIRMKDVSSLTRNDVSPVTMNDVPVITTNDVSFLTWNIYRGADITPLAVITPNSVTQVFRQFLATNFPVRAQAIAREIALTKPDLIGLQEADKWVLNIPGFSIVTYDQIQILLDALKEIGLIYEVAALNENTNVQNLPDSNGNTISIFDRDAILIRKDSKLTVIRSQSANFSARFPPFIRGWSAVDASVNGHVFRMITTHLEPLDPSIRLAQTLELINGPANTDLPLILSGDLNSPPNIPVLNVPYTTLINAGFRDAWSERGAGNGFTAVQGADLLNAASNLFTRIDYILFKNGWNPIKAELTGESQSDRTSTGLWPSDHAGVFATLNL from the coding sequence TTGGGAATTAGAATGAAAGATGTTTCGTCTTTAACAAGGAATGATGTTTCGCCTGTAACAATGAATGATGTTCCAGTTATCACAACGAATGACGTTTCGTTTCTAACTTGGAATATTTATCGTGGAGCAGACATTACACCATTGGCTGTAATAACGCCAAATTCTGTAACGCAAGTATTCCGTCAATTTCTTGCTACTAATTTTCCTGTTCGCGCCCAAGCGATTGCAAGAGAAATTGCATTAACAAAACCTGACCTCATCGGTCTGCAAGAAGCGGATAAATGGGTACTGAATATACCCGGTTTTTCAATTGTTACTTATGACCAAATTCAAATCCTTCTGGATGCTTTAAAAGAAATAGGACTGATCTATGAAGTAGCTGCTTTAAATGAAAATACAAATGTGCAAAATCTTCCGGACAGCAACGGAAATACAATTAGTATTTTTGATCGGGATGCCATATTGATTCGAAAAGACAGCAAACTTACTGTGATTCGTTCACAATCAGCTAATTTCTCAGCGAGATTTCCTCCGTTTATTCGAGGGTGGTCCGCTGTGGATGCCAGTGTGAACGGACATGTTTTTAGGATGATTACCACCCATTTGGAACCGCTTGATCCTTCGATTAGGTTGGCCCAGACTTTGGAGTTAATTAATGGTCCAGCCAATACCGATCTTCCATTGATCCTTTCAGGAGACTTGAATTCTCCCCCTAACATCCCTGTGTTAAACGTACCGTATACCACGCTGATCAATGCTGGATTTCGCGATGCATGGAGCGAGCGTGGTGCAGGTAATGGATTTACCGCTGTTCAAGGTGCCGATCTTTTAAATGCAGCTTCTAACTTATTTACAAGAATAGACTATATCTTGTTTAAAAATGGTTGGAATCCAATAAAAGCAGAATTAACAGGAGAATCACAGAGTGACAGAACAAGCACGGGGCTATGGCCGTCCGACCACGCAGGGGTGTTTGCAACGTTAAATTTATAG
- a CDS encoding nucleotidyltransferase domain-containing protein, producing the protein MLLDYIIVNKGFILDIFDKHGASDILIIGSVSRREETEDSDIDFVVDMKTSYNTLLDLELTDVQAVSDLVKELQLYFKRNVEVALYSQIGDGYKEAKKIGYKLGR; encoded by the coding sequence ATGCTATTGGACTATATTATAGTGAATAAGGGATTCATACTCGATATCTTTGATAAGCATGGAGCATCCGATATCCTTATTATTGGTTCTGTTTCAAGAAGAGAAGAGACAGAGGATAGTGATATCGACTTCGTTGTAGATATGAAAACATCTTACAATACCTTGTTGGATTTGGAGCTGACAGATGTACAAGCTGTTTCAGATTTAGTAAAAGAATTACAATTGTATTTCAAACGAAATGTTGAAGTGGCTCTCTATAGCCAAATAGGTGATGGTTATAAGGAAGCTAAAAAAATAGGGTATAAGCTAGGACGATGA
- a CDS encoding copper amine oxidase N-terminal domain-containing protein: MKQKALLFTLIISLLLVAVAPVASAATQQTHRVYVYGQLVTSNAINYKGTTIAPFKPILEALGYTISYNTQTKTVRAVKMDAMIISFTANNKKVFVNGQPMQLTIAPQSINGTTYVPLRFVSEVSGEDVNVDPVTKNIFIATAPIAGNTAPDNNVSKPSSVNKPVNKNVNAFRNTKWGMTISQVKKSETAKFRQSEDSGKVLVYNGEVGGLDADIVYMFTKSGSLAGGAYFISEYLASDDYVYEYDGLKELFIKKYGSPTSRNDEFWRDTLFQDEPRYNWGTAVAAGHLSLMSTWKTNGTTITLILYGDAFVCKLAVQYTSDELYPKLEKERGDKEMIGI, encoded by the coding sequence ATGAAACAAAAGGCACTCTTATTCACTCTTATCATCAGTTTATTGCTTGTAGCAGTAGCGCCAGTAGCATCGGCAGCTACACAGCAAACGCACAGAGTTTATGTTTATGGTCAATTAGTAACGTCAAATGCAATCAATTATAAAGGCACAACGATTGCTCCATTCAAGCCAATCTTAGAAGCGCTAGGCTACACCATTAGCTATAACACTCAAACAAAGACAGTAAGAGCGGTAAAGATGGATGCAATGATTATCTCGTTTACGGCTAACAACAAGAAGGTATTTGTAAACGGACAACCAATGCAGCTCACGATTGCACCGCAATCGATCAATGGCACTACATACGTTCCGCTTCGATTTGTTTCTGAAGTATCAGGCGAAGACGTAAATGTTGATCCTGTAACCAAAAACATCTTTATAGCTACTGCTCCTATCGCTGGAAATACCGCGCCAGATAACAATGTGTCTAAGCCTAGTAGCGTTAATAAGCCAGTTAACAAAAATGTAAATGCGTTCCGTAATACAAAATGGGGAATGACCATATCACAGGTTAAAAAATCCGAAACGGCGAAGTTTCGTCAATCGGAAGATAGCGGAAAAGTCCTTGTGTATAACGGCGAAGTTGGAGGTCTTGATGCAGATATCGTTTACATGTTTACAAAGAGCGGTAGCCTTGCGGGTGGTGCGTATTTTATCTCCGAGTATCTAGCTAGCGATGATTATGTTTATGAGTACGATGGCCTTAAAGAGCTTTTTATTAAAAAGTATGGTTCACCAACTAGCAGGAATGATGAATTTTGGCGTGACACTCTTTTCCAAGATGAACCTAGATACAATTGGGGTACTGCTGTGGCTGCTGGACACTTATCTCTTATGTCAACATGGAAGACTAATGGCACTACAATTACCCTAATACTGTACGGAGACGCTTTTGTTTGCAAGCTTGCTGTACAGTATACGAGCGATGAATTGTATCCTAAACTTGAAAAAGAGCGTGGCGACAAAGAAATGATCGGCATATAG
- a CDS encoding stalk domain-containing protein yields the protein MRKSIISIITLLLILFCMNHVTEAAAVNKSVFFKVYLDGQLVSSNAIVKNGSTLVPFKSLLTAMGFQIDYDPKAKTITATKSGKSIRLTIGAKRALLNGEIKVIPVAPEIISSTTYIPLRFVGESMKCKLEVDSPAKTIYVDSPVIQSVDPAPTPEPTPVTTTPSQPTGELTTKQITALNDKNVVMVEMGNAQGSAVSLGNGLFMTNRHVVEDETSGFIRDINNNTYGIGGVATYSNDVDLAIIKLKQNTSAFDSVTLGNPNALEKGDKVVAIGSPRGVRNTVSEGVVSNIFTEDYVDYIQISVPIDHGSSGGGLFNTKGELVGITSAGIDDSNADLNFAISIGEANSMISSVIGKSFDQIPTMPFPASKQEQNTTPVNVGGNQPAGDPRQMIEAGLDATVTYIPTSAGNLQIGDWTSTILDDGTIFVFSQIYAGSYSTYLENYFYIEGQVEYWARQMGEVFAENFPNQKIEIAIYYSGIFSFYPDAFPAEDIKYVGNGYEVTHVIIYADSTYGNVQIDVRL from the coding sequence TTGCGTAAGTCAATTATTTCTATCATTACATTATTATTAATTCTGTTTTGTATGAATCATGTGACGGAAGCAGCAGCGGTCAACAAAAGTGTATTTTTCAAGGTCTACTTGGATGGTCAATTAGTCTCCTCAAATGCAATCGTTAAAAATGGTTCTACGTTAGTGCCCTTCAAAAGTCTGCTTACGGCAATGGGGTTTCAGATCGATTATGATCCGAAGGCCAAGACCATCACAGCAACAAAGTCAGGAAAAAGCATCAGGCTGACCATCGGCGCTAAACGTGCATTGCTGAATGGTGAAATCAAAGTAATACCTGTAGCTCCTGAAATCATTAGCAGCACGACATACATACCTTTACGCTTCGTTGGTGAGTCAATGAAATGCAAGCTTGAAGTGGATAGTCCAGCTAAAACAATCTATGTAGATTCGCCAGTAATACAATCCGTTGATCCAGCGCCAACACCAGAACCAACACCTGTAACAACTACGCCATCGCAGCCTACAGGTGAATTGACAACAAAACAAATCACAGCACTTAATGATAAGAATGTAGTCATGGTGGAGATGGGTAACGCGCAAGGTAGCGCAGTTAGCTTGGGCAACGGACTGTTTATGACGAATCGTCACGTCGTCGAAGACGAAACGAGCGGATTCATTAGAGATATTAACAACAATACTTATGGAATTGGCGGTGTTGCTACTTATAGTAACGATGTGGATTTAGCAATTATCAAGCTAAAGCAGAACACTAGCGCTTTCGACTCTGTTACTTTAGGCAATCCAAATGCGCTAGAGAAGGGCGACAAAGTAGTAGCGATTGGTAGCCCTAGAGGGGTACGAAACACTGTTTCAGAAGGTGTTGTCAGCAATATCTTTACTGAAGATTATGTAGACTACATTCAAATCAGTGTCCCTATCGATCATGGCAGCTCTGGCGGTGGATTGTTTAATACGAAGGGCGAGCTTGTGGGAATTACAAGCGCTGGCATAGATGATAGCAATGCCGATTTGAATTTTGCGATTTCAATTGGCGAAGCTAATTCGATGATTAGCAGCGTAATTGGCAAATCGTTCGACCAAATTCCTACAATGCCTTTCCCTGCATCTAAGCAAGAGCAGAATACAACGCCTGTAAATGTCGGCGGTAATCAGCCAGCAGGCGATCCGCGACAAATGATCGAGGCTGGACTAGACGCAACCGTAACCTATATCCCAACATCAGCAGGCAACCTTCAAATTGGCGATTGGACTTCCACCATTCTTGACGATGGTACGATATTCGTATTTAGTCAAATTTACGCTGGCTCTTACAGCACTTATCTTGAAAATTATTTTTATATTGAAGGCCAAGTCGAATATTGGGCAAGACAGATGGGTGAAGTTTTTGCTGAAAACTTCCCAAATCAAAAAATTGAGATTGCGATTTACTATTCTGGTATCTTCAGTTTTTATCCAGATGCCTTTCCAGCAGAAGACATTAAATATGTAGGCAATGGATACGAAGTAACTCACGTCATTATCTATGCGGATTCAACGTATGGAAACGTACAAATTGATGTAAGGCTATAA